Proteins encoded by one window of Winogradskyella sp. PG-2:
- a CDS encoding DUF2911 domain-containing protein, whose translation MKTSRLFTTIAFAFMMLVSFNVEAQKFRGLDKSPLDATSLGRGSKQAAIVYYSRPQLKGRTVGKDIAPNSKVWRTGANEATKLILNVDMKLNGAALKAGTYSIFTIPGEKEWKVMISTDTNNWGSSGYKEDNIVASITVPVTEGDESLEAFSMTFEAKDNGAHLHMGWDKVRIAVPFTK comes from the coding sequence ATGAAAACATCAAGACTATTTACAACTATTGCATTTGCATTTATGATGCTTGTATCCTTTAATGTTGAAGCTCAAAAATTCAGAGGTTTAGACAAAAGTCCGTTAGACGCGACTTCTCTAGGAAGAGGCAGTAAACAAGCGGCTATTGTATATTACAGTAGACCACAACTAAAAGGAAGAACAGTTGGTAAAGACATTGCACCTAATAGTAAAGTATGGAGAACCGGAGCCAATGAAGCTACAAAGCTTATCCTTAACGTTGATATGAAACTTAATGGAGCTGCTCTTAAAGCAGGAACTTATTCTATTTTCACAATTCCAGGTGAAAAAGAATGGAAAGTTATGATCAGTACGGACACTAATAATTGGGGTTCATCTGGTTATAAGGAAGATAATATTGTAGCAAGTATTACTGTGCCTGTTACAGAAGGTGATGAATCTCTAGAAGCATTCTCTATGACTTTTGAAGCGAAAGACAATGGAGCTCATTTGCATATGGGTTGGGACAAAGTACGTATTGCTGTGCCTTTTACGAAATAG
- the gyrB gene encoding DNA topoisomerase (ATP-hydrolyzing) subunit B, whose product MSEEKKESFNEHGYSADSIQALEGMEHVRMRPSMYIGDVGVRGLHHLVYEVVDNSIDEALAGHCDNITVTINEDNSITTEDDGRGIPVGLHKKEGVSALEVVMTKIGAGGKFDKDSYKVSGGLHGVGVSCVNALSEHLKATVFREGKVYEQEYERGKAMYPVKQTGDTDKRGTTVTFKPDSTIFTQTLEYNYDTLASRMRELAYLNKGITVHLVDKRRTKEDGTFEGETFHSKEGLKEFIKFLDATRDPLMSDVIAFEGEKNGVPVEVAMIYNTSYAENLHSYVNNINTHEGGTHLSGFRRGLTHTLKKFADSSGMLDKLKFDVAGDDFREGLTAIISVKVQEPQFEGQTKTKLGNREVSAAVSQSVSEMLTDYLEEHPDDAKTIVQKVILAAQARHAAQKAREMVQRKTVMSIGGLPGKLSDCSEQDPEKCEIYLVEGDSAGGTAKMGRDRAFQAILPLRGKILNVEKAMSHKVFENEEIKNIFTALGVTIGTEEDSKALNLSKLRYHKIVIMCDADIDGSHIETLILTFFFRYMKELIENGHVYIATPPLYLVKKGAKKEYAWNDEERLALMEQYGDGAKIQRYKGLGEMNAVQLWDTTMNPEFRTLRQIQVDNGVEADRVFSMLMGDEVPPRREFIEKNAIYANIDA is encoded by the coding sequence ATGAGCGAAGAAAAAAAAGAAAGCTTTAACGAACACGGTTATTCGGCAGATAGTATTCAGGCCTTAGAAGGTATGGAGCATGTAAGAATGCGTCCATCGATGTATATTGGTGATGTTGGTGTGAGAGGTTTACACCATTTGGTATATGAGGTTGTAGATAACTCTATTGATGAAGCGCTTGCTGGACATTGTGATAATATAACAGTGACAATCAATGAGGATAACTCTATTACTACTGAAGATGATGGTCGTGGTATTCCTGTAGGTTTGCACAAAAAAGAAGGTGTCTCTGCATTAGAAGTTGTAATGACTAAAATTGGTGCAGGTGGTAAATTTGATAAAGATTCTTATAAAGTATCTGGTGGTTTGCATGGTGTTGGTGTAAGTTGTGTTAATGCACTTTCTGAGCATCTAAAAGCAACCGTTTTTAGAGAGGGCAAAGTTTACGAGCAAGAGTACGAGCGTGGCAAAGCAATGTACCCTGTAAAACAGACAGGTGATACAGATAAGAGGGGGACAACTGTTACTTTTAAGCCAGATTCAACAATATTTACACAAACGTTAGAGTATAATTACGATACGTTAGCAAGTAGAATGCGTGAATTAGCGTATTTAAATAAGGGTATTACGGTACATTTAGTCGATAAGCGTCGTACAAAAGAAGATGGTACTTTTGAAGGTGAAACATTTCATTCTAAAGAAGGACTTAAAGAATTTATCAAATTTTTAGATGCAACAAGAGATCCTTTAATGAGCGATGTTATTGCTTTTGAAGGTGAAAAGAATGGTGTACCTGTTGAGGTAGCGATGATTTATAATACATCTTATGCCGAGAATTTACATTCTTATGTAAACAACATTAATACGCACGAAGGTGGAACACATTTATCTGGTTTTCGTCGTGGATTAACCCATACACTTAAGAAGTTTGCAGATAGTTCTGGGATGTTAGACAAATTAAAGTTTGATGTTGCTGGTGATGATTTTAGAGAAGGATTGACTGCGATTATTTCTGTAAAAGTTCAAGAACCTCAATTTGAAGGTCAAACAAAAACGAAACTGGGAAATAGAGAAGTTTCTGCGGCAGTAAGTCAGTCAGTTTCAGAGATGTTAACTGATTACTTAGAAGAGCATCCAGATGATGCTAAGACGATTGTTCAGAAAGTAATCTTAGCAGCGCAAGCACGTCATGCAGCTCAAAAGGCTCGTGAAATGGTGCAGCGTAAAACTGTAATGAGTATTGGAGGTTTGCCTGGGAAACTATCAGATTGTTCTGAGCAAGATCCAGAAAAATGTGAAATCTATCTCGTTGAGGGTGATTCTGCAGGTGGAACTGCAAAGATGGGTCGTGACAGAGCATTTCAAGCTATTTTGCCATTGAGAGGTAAGATTCTTAATGTTGAAAAAGCAATGTCTCATAAGGTATTTGAAAATGAAGAAATCAAAAATATATTTACAGCTTTAGGTGTAACAATTGGAACAGAAGAAGATAGTAAAGCACTTAATCTTTCAAAATTGAGATATCATAAAATTGTAATTATGTGTGATGCCGATATTGATGGATCTCACATTGAAACTCTAATATTAACCTTCTTCTTCCGCTATATGAAAGAGCTGATTGAAAATGGACATGTATATATAGCAACTCCGCCATTGTATTTAGTTAAGAAAGGAGCTAAAAAAGAATATGCATGGAATGATGAAGAACGTTTAGCGTTAATGGAGCAATATGGTGATGGAGCTAAAATACAGCGTTATAAAGGTCTTGGTGAGATGAATGCAGTACAGCTATGGGATACAACAATGAATCCTGAGTTTAGAACGTTGCGTCAAATTCAAGTAGATAATGGAGTAGAGGCGGACCGTGTATTCTCAATGCTAATGGGAGACGAAGTTCCGCCACGTAGAGAATTTATCGAAAAGAACGCTATTTATGCAAATATTGACGCATAA
- the asnB gene encoding asparagine synthase B codes for MCGIVCAFDIKQKTDDLRPQVLEMAKTIRHRGPDWSGIYSDDKAILAHERLAIVDPASGKQPLFSPDKKLILAANGEIYNHRELRAQFPDYDFQTESDCEVILALYQEKGVDFVDDMNGIFGFAIYDTEKDEYFIARDHMGIIPLYIGWDKNGTFFVASELKALEGICTKIELFPPGHYMSSKDGEFVKWYKRDWTEYDAVKENETSIAEVKQALEDAVHRQLMSDVPYGVLLSGGLDSSVTSAIAKKYSERRIEADDKEKAWWPQLHSFSVGLEGSPDLAAAKKVADHIGTVHHEIKFTIQEGLDAIKDVIYNIETYDITTIRSSTPMYLMARVIKSMGIKMVLSGEGADEIFGGYLYFHKAPDAKEFHDETVRKLDKLHMYDCLRANKSLAAWGIEGRVPFLDKEFMDVAMRINPKDKMINGERMEKWVVRKAFEDMIPESVAWRQKEQFSDGVGYSWIDALKDLVEKEITDEQMENAAFRFPINTPLNKEEYYYRTIFEGHFPSDAAASSVPQEASVACSTATALEWDEAFKNMNDPSGRAIANVHDEAY; via the coding sequence ATGTGCGGAATAGTATGTGCGTTCGATATAAAACAAAAGACAGATGATTTAAGACCTCAGGTTTTAGAAATGGCAAAAACCATTAGACATCGTGGTCCAGACTGGAGTGGTATTTACAGTGATGATAAGGCAATCTTGGCTCACGAGCGTTTAGCAATTGTAGATCCTGCTTCAGGAAAACAACCTTTATTCAGTCCAGACAAAAAATTAATTTTAGCAGCAAACGGAGAAATATATAACCATAGAGAATTACGTGCTCAATTTCCTGATTATGATTTTCAGACTGAAAGCGATTGTGAAGTTATTTTAGCTTTATACCAAGAAAAAGGTGTGGACTTTGTAGATGATATGAATGGAATTTTTGGTTTCGCTATTTATGATACAGAGAAGGATGAGTATTTTATTGCAAGAGATCATATGGGCATTATTCCTTTATACATTGGTTGGGATAAAAACGGAACGTTCTTCGTAGCTTCAGAATTAAAAGCTTTAGAAGGGATTTGTACAAAAATTGAATTATTTCCTCCAGGACATTATATGTCTAGTAAAGATGGTGAGTTTGTAAAATGGTACAAGCGTGACTGGACAGAGTATGATGCTGTAAAGGAGAATGAAACGAGTATTGCTGAGGTAAAACAAGCACTAGAAGACGCAGTACACAGGCAATTAATGAGTGATGTGCCTTATGGTGTATTACTTTCTGGTGGACTAGATTCTTCCGTAACGTCTGCTATTGCTAAAAAATATTCTGAAAGACGAATTGAAGCTGATGATAAAGAGAAAGCATGGTGGCCACAGTTGCACTCGTTCTCGGTAGGACTAGAAGGTTCGCCAGATTTGGCTGCCGCTAAAAAAGTAGCAGATCATATTGGGACTGTGCATCACGAAATTAAATTCACAATCCAAGAAGGTTTAGATGCGATTAAAGATGTAATTTACAACATTGAGACTTACGATATTACGACGATACGTTCCTCAACTCCAATGTACTTAATGGCGCGAGTTATTAAATCTATGGGAATTAAAATGGTATTATCTGGTGAAGGAGCTGATGAAATTTTTGGAGGCTATTTGTATTTTCATAAGGCACCAGATGCTAAAGAGTTCCATGATGAAACGGTTCGTAAATTAGATAAACTTCATATGTATGATTGCCTAAGAGCAAACAAAAGTTTAGCAGCATGGGGAATTGAAGGACGTGTGCCATTTTTAGATAAAGAATTTATGGATGTTGCGATGCGTATCAACCCAAAAGATAAAATGATTAACGGAGAACGTATGGAAAAATGGGTAGTTCGCAAAGCATTTGAGGACATGATACCAGAAAGCGTAGCCTGGAGACAAAAAGAACAGTTTAGTGATGGAGTTGGTTATAGTTGGATTGACGCACTAAAAGATTTAGTAGAGAAAGAAATAACAGACGAGCAAATGGAAAATGCAGCATTCCGTTTTCCAATTAATACACCTTTAAACAAGGAAGAATATTATTATAGAACTATATTTGAAGGACATTTCCCTAGTGATGCGGCTGCTTCAAGCGTGCCACAAGAAGCAAGTGTTGCATGTAGTACAGCTACTGCTTTAGAATGGGACGAGGCCTTTAAAAACATGAATGACCCATCTGGTAGAGCTATTGCTAATGTGCATGATGAAGCGTATTAA
- a CDS encoding cyclase family protein, translating into MKKKYLSLLILIALNWSCVDNTNESKTEIEPKAKTTNAIIDLTHTFSEETVYWVTAKEFHLEVVAKGDTDKGFFYAANNFETAEHGGTHIDAPIHFSKGKQSVEEIPLERLIGNGIKIDVSEKALNNPDYLVSVKDLKDWETNNGKIEDGVIVLLETGHSKYYPDKLKYLGTDQRGADAIRLLHFPGLSPEAATWLIENRSISAIGIDTPSIDFGQSEYFKSHVILLSENIPAFENVANLEKLPNTGFEVIALPMKIEDGSGAPLRIVALTRQ; encoded by the coding sequence ATGAAAAAGAAATACCTCAGCCTATTAATATTAATTGCTTTAAATTGGTCTTGTGTAGATAATACTAACGAATCAAAAACAGAAATCGAACCAAAAGCAAAAACGACTAACGCTATTATAGATCTTACACATACGTTCTCTGAAGAAACCGTTTATTGGGTTACGGCTAAAGAATTTCATTTAGAAGTCGTAGCAAAAGGCGATACAGATAAAGGCTTCTTTTATGCTGCAAATAATTTTGAAACTGCCGAGCATGGCGGTACGCATATAGATGCTCCAATTCATTTTTCAAAGGGCAAACAATCTGTTGAAGAGATTCCTTTAGAACGATTAATCGGAAATGGGATTAAAATAGATGTTTCTGAAAAAGCATTAAATAATCCGGACTATTTGGTGAGTGTTAAAGACTTAAAAGATTGGGAAACTAATAATGGCAAGATAGAAGACGGGGTTATAGTGCTTTTAGAAACGGGGCATTCAAAATATTATCCAGATAAATTAAAATATTTGGGTACAGATCAACGAGGAGCAGATGCTATTAGATTATTACATTTTCCTGGATTATCTCCAGAAGCTGCAACATGGTTGATTGAGAATAGATCGATTAGTGCAATAGGTATAGATACTCCGAGTATAGATTTTGGGCAATCAGAGTATTTTAAGAGTCATGTGATATTGCTTTCAGAGAATATTCCTGCTTTTGAGAATGTCGCGAATCTAGAAAAATTACCTAATACAGGTTTTGAAGTTATTGCTTTGCCAATGAAAATAGAAGACGGTAGTGGAGCTCCATTGCGAATTGTAGCTTTAACACGTCAATAA
- a CDS encoding S41 family peptidase: MKMYHSIFILISFLFSGIISAQDTFFQMDPSLSPDGETIVFSYDGDLWKVASSGGEASRITAMKGEETLPRISPDGNWIAFSAIQYGNRDVYVMSMNGGEIKQLTFHDTADDVDSWSWDSKKIHFTSSRYNRFSGYTITANGGTPARIFEHYFNNVHNVMEHPKTGEVFFNESWESKNFTHRKRYKGDYNPEVKSYNPKTKIYKEFTDYNGKDMWVTIDQNGIVYFASDEVNGEYNLYTFTNTTKTNLTKFKSSIGRPQVSANGEKLVFTKDYQIFLYDVASKNTKKVDITINTNNTLSKSQDFKVKGNISYFDVSPDNKKMAFVSRGELFVSDVKGKFVSKINTNADERVLEVKWLKDNKSLLYNQTANGYSNLYTISADGNGNENRLTNEAQNNVNLTLDNKQEHATYVSGRNELRIINLSDFKSTTIVKDEFWDLYPPSPNFSPDCNYIVYNAYRNFELDIFTYHIPSKKILNLTNTGVSESNPIWSKDGKYIYFDSNLTQPGFPRGPGDTKIYRMALDRFEAPFESDKFDALFKEEKKKKDEKKEETDEDKEAAIAITINEDGLMDRLQLISPSFGSQSNAYEITKDETSYIYYGSNHDEGNFNLWRTVLKPFEDNKTEKADKQRIRGGLIVSVKGSHYILVNGNINTLNPSSNKMEKIDVDAKFQKNLVSEFNQMFHEAWAGFESNFYDENFHGENWQKLRDKYASFLPYITKRSQLSLLFNDMLGELNTSHFGFRTRGREDNPYYGSRTLETGIIFSKDNPYKVEHIVAKSPSDISGKDIRPGDILSSVNGESVDAKMNREIYFSKPSMNKEMQLQFKRKGQTNTVNIHPISSGNLRGLLYDEWVASNQSYVDSKSGSKIAYVHMKNMGGGELNNFKREMVSEAYNKDALILDLRNNTGGNVHDDVLQFLSQKPYAQWKYREGKLASQPNFGPAAKPIIVLVNEQSLSDAEVTSAGFKELGLGKVIGTETYRWIIFTSGAGLVDGSFYRLPSWGCYALNGDNLEKTGVVPDIYIKEDFKDRLTGNQPQLDKAIEEIMKGLKN, encoded by the coding sequence ATGAAAATGTATCATTCAATTTTTATCCTTATTTCATTTTTATTTAGTGGAATAATAAGCGCTCAAGACACTTTTTTTCAAATGGATCCAAGTTTGTCACCAGATGGAGAAACCATAGTATTTAGCTATGATGGTGATTTGTGGAAAGTTGCATCTTCTGGAGGTGAAGCATCGCGTATTACAGCAATGAAAGGTGAAGAGACTTTACCAAGAATATCGCCAGATGGTAATTGGATTGCGTTTAGCGCTATACAATATGGTAATAGAGATGTTTATGTCATGTCCATGAATGGTGGAGAAATTAAACAACTCACGTTTCACGATACTGCAGATGATGTTGATAGTTGGTCTTGGGATTCTAAGAAAATTCATTTTACGTCCTCACGTTACAATCGATTTAGTGGATATACAATTACAGCTAATGGCGGAACTCCTGCACGAATTTTTGAGCACTATTTTAATAATGTTCATAATGTTATGGAACACCCAAAAACAGGAGAAGTTTTCTTTAACGAGAGTTGGGAAAGTAAAAATTTTACACATCGTAAGCGATACAAAGGTGATTATAATCCAGAAGTAAAATCATATAATCCAAAGACTAAAATATATAAAGAATTTACGGATTATAATGGTAAAGATATGTGGGTAACCATAGATCAAAACGGGATAGTTTATTTTGCTTCTGATGAGGTGAATGGAGAATACAATCTGTACACATTTACCAATACTACTAAAACTAATCTTACGAAGTTTAAATCTTCCATCGGCAGACCACAAGTAAGTGCAAATGGAGAAAAACTTGTCTTTACAAAAGATTATCAAATCTTTTTATATGATGTTGCAAGTAAAAACACAAAAAAAGTAGATATTACAATAAATACTAACAATACCCTTTCCAAATCACAGGATTTTAAAGTAAAAGGTAATATTTCTTATTTTGATGTATCACCGGATAATAAAAAAATGGCCTTTGTGTCTCGAGGTGAGTTATTCGTTTCAGATGTTAAAGGAAAGTTTGTTTCTAAGATTAATACTAACGCAGATGAACGTGTTTTAGAAGTAAAATGGTTAAAGGATAATAAATCTTTATTGTACAATCAAACAGCAAATGGTTATAGTAATTTATATACTATTTCTGCAGATGGTAATGGTAATGAAAATCGTTTAACCAACGAAGCACAAAACAATGTAAACCTCACTTTAGATAATAAACAAGAGCATGCAACTTATGTTAGTGGTCGTAATGAATTGCGAATAATCAATTTAAGTGATTTTAAAAGCACGACTATAGTTAAAGATGAGTTTTGGGATTTGTATCCGCCTTCACCAAATTTTTCGCCAGATTGTAATTATATAGTTTATAATGCATATAGAAATTTTGAACTAGATATTTTTACCTATCACATTCCGTCAAAAAAGATATTAAACCTAACAAATACTGGTGTAAGTGAAAGTAATCCTATTTGGTCTAAGGATGGTAAGTATATTTATTTTGATTCTAATTTAACACAACCTGGTTTTCCTAGAGGTCCTGGAGATACTAAGATTTATAGAATGGCTTTAGATCGGTTCGAAGCACCTTTTGAATCCGATAAATTTGATGCGCTTTTCAAAGAAGAGAAAAAGAAAAAAGACGAAAAGAAAGAAGAAACGGATGAGGACAAAGAAGCAGCTATTGCTATAACAATCAATGAAGATGGGTTAATGGATCGTTTACAGCTTATCAGTCCGTCATTTGGCTCTCAAAGTAATGCTTATGAAATTACAAAAGATGAGACGTCTTATATTTATTACGGATCTAATCACGATGAAGGTAATTTTAATTTATGGAGAACTGTATTAAAACCTTTTGAAGATAATAAAACTGAAAAAGCAGATAAGCAGCGTATTAGAGGAGGTTTAATAGTGAGTGTAAAAGGATCTCATTACATCCTAGTAAATGGGAATATTAATACACTAAATCCGTCTTCTAATAAAATGGAGAAGATTGATGTAGATGCTAAGTTTCAAAAAAATCTAGTAAGCGAGTTTAATCAAATGTTTCATGAAGCATGGGCAGGTTTTGAATCTAATTTCTATGACGAGAATTTCCATGGAGAGAATTGGCAAAAACTAAGAGATAAATACGCATCATTTTTGCCTTATATTACAAAACGCTCTCAATTGAGTTTGTTATTTAATGATATGTTGGGAGAATTAAATACGTCACATTTTGGTTTTAGAACACGTGGTCGAGAAGATAATCCTTACTATGGTAGTAGAACTTTAGAAACAGGGATTATCTTTTCAAAAGATAACCCTTATAAAGTAGAGCATATCGTCGCTAAAAGTCCTAGTGATATTTCAGGAAAAGATATTAGACCTGGTGACATACTTTCAAGTGTTAATGGTGAGTCTGTAGATGCTAAAATGAATAGAGAAATCTATTTTTCTAAACCATCTATGAATAAAGAAATGCAGCTTCAGTTTAAAAGAAAAGGACAAACAAATACTGTGAATATTCACCCAATTTCATCAGGAAATTTAAGAGGATTATTATATGATGAATGGGTCGCTTCTAACCAATCTTATGTAGATTCTAAAAGCGGAAGTAAAATCGCTTACGTCCACATGAAAAATATGGGAGGTGGCGAGTTAAACAACTTTAAGCGAGAAATGGTTTCTGAAGCCTACAACAAAGACGCACTCATTTTAGATTTAAGAAATAATACAGGTGGAAATGTACACGATGATGTGCTTCAGTTTTTATCTCAAAAACCATACGCACAGTGGAAATATAGAGAAGGCAAATTAGCATCACAACCAAATTTTGGACCAGCAGCAAAACCAATTATTGTTCTAGTGAACGAACAGTCACTTAGTGATGCTGAGGTGACATCTGCAGGTTTTAAAGAATTAGGCTTAGGTAAAGTGATAGGAACAGAAACCTATCGTTGGATTATTTTTACATCAGGAGCAGGTTTAGTCGATGGCTCATTCTATAGACTACCATCATGGGGCTGTTACGCTTTAAATGGTGATAATTTAGAAAAAACTGGTGTAGTTCCAGATATCTATATCAAAGAAGATTTTAAAGATCGCTTAACAGGTAATCAACCTCAATTAGATAAGGCAATTGAAGAGATTATGAAAGGTTTAAAGAATTAG